Proteins encoded within one genomic window of Nordella sp. HKS 07:
- a CDS encoding ABC transporter ATP-binding protein, producing MSEALLQIRNLSVDYLLDVGAFQAVRNVSFDIGRGEIFGLAGESGCGKSTIAYAITRLSKPPAWVTEGEILLDGVDLLRLPEAELQKVRWRRIGMVFQSAMNSLNPLMRVEAQFHDVLHRHGNTTRTQSYARAEEMFRLVGIPSSRLSDYPHQFSGGMRQRIVIAICLALNPELIIMDEPTTALDVVVQREILEQIVDLQRARDFSVLFITHDLHLMAQLCHRIGIMLKGELVETGTVREISRLPRHAYTRKLWGAIPSLPQHRRAGVPA from the coding sequence ATGAGCGAGGCCTTGCTGCAGATCCGCAATCTCAGCGTCGATTATCTTCTCGATGTCGGCGCCTTCCAGGCGGTGCGCAACGTCTCCTTCGACATCGGGCGCGGCGAGATCTTCGGATTGGCGGGAGAATCGGGTTGCGGCAAGAGCACGATCGCTTATGCGATCACGCGGTTGTCCAAGCCGCCGGCCTGGGTGACGGAGGGCGAGATCCTGCTTGACGGCGTCGACCTTCTCAGGCTTCCCGAGGCCGAGTTGCAGAAAGTACGCTGGCGGCGCATCGGCATGGTGTTCCAGAGCGCCATGAATTCCCTTAATCCGCTGATGCGGGTCGAGGCGCAGTTCCATGACGTGCTGCATCGGCATGGCAATACGACACGTACCCAGTCGTACGCCCGGGCCGAGGAGATGTTCCGTCTGGTCGGCATCCCGTCCTCACGGCTCAGCGACTATCCGCACCAATTCTCGGGCGGCATGCGCCAGCGCATCGTCATCGCGATCTGCTTGGCGCTCAACCCCGAACTCATCATCATGGATGAGCCGACGACGGCCCTCGATGTCGTGGTGCAGCGCGAGATCCTGGAGCAGATCGTCGACCTTCAGCGCGCCCGCGACTTCTCCGTCCTGTTCATAACCCATGATCTGCATCTGATGGCGCAGCTCTGCCACCGCATCGGCATCATGCTGAAGGGCGAGCTGGTCGAGACCGGCACGGTGCGCGAGATCAGCCGCTTGCCTCGCCATGCTTATACGCGCAAGCTCTGGGGCGCGATCCCGTCCTTGCCGCAGCATCGCCGGGCCGGGGTCCCCGCATGA
- a CDS encoding ABC transporter permease, producing the protein MRLSSRRLAVYGVAFLFAIVMNFTVPRLMPGSPVDAMIAQLGQRATPAAIEAIKARFGAVEQPIWWQFLDYLKGLATFDLGVSVKYYPQTVTEVLARSAGWTALLVLTAILFSLCVGVLLGAYAAWRRGGRFDTFVSPFAFVLIAVPPVIVALTTLFVFGVSLRWLPVGYAYHPDLDPALDFRFFGSVFLHAIMPVLTLSTHLIGEFQSTMRSSMISVLGEDYVTMGRAKGLSETAVMFSYAARNAMLPVLTNLALMLGVVFGGSIVIEIVFNYPGLGLTLFTASVARDYPVIQGQLLLMTLATLIANLLVDIVYGLVDPRIREAPA; encoded by the coding sequence ATGCGACTGTCATCCCGCCGGCTCGCGGTCTATGGCGTGGCGTTCCTCTTCGCCATCGTGATGAATTTCACGGTGCCGAGGCTGATGCCGGGCAGTCCCGTCGATGCGATGATCGCGCAACTGGGGCAACGCGCCACTCCGGCCGCCATCGAGGCGATCAAGGCGCGCTTCGGCGCGGTGGAGCAGCCGATCTGGTGGCAGTTCCTTGACTACCTCAAGGGACTTGCCACTTTCGATCTCGGCGTCTCGGTGAAATACTACCCCCAGACAGTCACCGAGGTTCTGGCCCGCTCGGCGGGATGGACGGCGCTTCTCGTCCTCACCGCCATCCTCTTCTCGCTTTGTGTCGGCGTGCTCCTCGGCGCATACGCTGCCTGGCGGCGCGGCGGACGCTTCGACACCTTCGTTTCGCCCTTCGCCTTCGTGCTCATCGCCGTGCCGCCGGTCATCGTGGCGCTTACGACGTTGTTCGTCTTCGGCGTGTCGCTGCGCTGGCTGCCGGTCGGCTATGCCTATCATCCCGATCTCGATCCCGCTCTCGATTTCCGCTTCTTCGGCAGCGTCTTCCTGCATGCGATCATGCCGGTGCTGACGCTGTCGACCCATCTCATCGGCGAATTCCAGTCCACCATGCGCTCGAGCATGATCTCCGTCTTGGGCGAGGACTATGTCACCATGGGCCGCGCCAAGGGCCTGAGCGAAACGGCGGTGATGTTCAGCTATGCCGCCCGCAACGCCATGCTGCCGGTGCTCACCAATCTGGCGTTGATGCTCGGTGTCGTCTTCGGCGGCTCGATCGTCATCGAGATCGTCTTCAACTATCCGGGCCTCGGTCTCACTCTCTTCACCGCCAGCGTGGCGCGCGACTATCCGGTCATTCAGGGCCAGTTGCTCCTGATGACGCTCGCCACGCTCATCGCCAATCTCCTGGTCGACATCGTCTATGGCCTGGTCGATCCGCGCATCCGCGAGGCTCCCGCATGA
- a CDS encoding ABC transporter permease: MMPAMTILLRQKKPVFGLMIVGVLCLLALMAPVLAPGDPAERVGRSHQPPSIEHVFGTTKMGRDVFSQFIWGARSSLAVGFATGLFITALGTIIGLVAGYFGGRIDGTLDLFTNAVLVIPNIPLLILLASFAGTVGPLMIMTIIALTSWPWGARMTRSQTLALKNRDFVVAARMIGEPAWRVIFVEILPNLLPLIGINIVGSVIYAIIAQTTLEYLGFGDPLRVTWGTMLYNAQNASAIMVGAWWDIAAPCIGIALVGLGLALLNFTFDEIANPQLRSGPALSRWLGLDRRRRRLLERAS; the protein is encoded by the coding sequence ATGATGCCGGCGATGACGATCCTGCTGCGCCAGAAGAAGCCGGTCTTCGGCCTCATGATCGTCGGTGTGCTGTGCCTGTTGGCGCTCATGGCGCCGGTGCTGGCACCGGGCGATCCGGCCGAGCGGGTGGGTCGCTCGCACCAGCCGCCCAGCATCGAGCATGTGTTCGGCACCACCAAGATGGGCCGCGATGTCTTCAGCCAGTTCATCTGGGGCGCCAGGAGCTCGCTCGCCGTCGGCTTCGCCACCGGCCTCTTCATCACGGCGCTCGGCACGATCATTGGGCTCGTCGCCGGTTATTTCGGTGGCCGCATCGACGGCACGCTCGATCTTTTCACCAATGCGGTGCTCGTTATCCCCAATATACCACTTCTGATCCTGCTGGCGTCCTTCGCCGGAACGGTCGGGCCATTGATGATCATGACCATCATCGCGCTCACCTCCTGGCCCTGGGGGGCCCGCATGACGCGCTCGCAGACGCTGGCGCTCAAGAACCGCGACTTCGTCGTCGCCGCGCGCATGATCGGCGAGCCGGCCTGGCGCGTCATTTTCGTCGAGATCCTGCCCAATCTCCTGCCGCTCATCGGCATCAACATCGTCGGCAGCGTCATCTATGCGATCATCGCCCAGACCACGCTCGAATATCTGGGCTTCGGCGATCCCTTGCGCGTCACCTGGGGCACCATGCTCTACAATGCGCAGAATGCCTCCGCCATCATGGTCGGCGCCTGGTGGGACATCGCCGCACCCTGTATTGGTATCGCGCTTGTGGGATTGGGCCTGGCGCTCCTCAACTTCACCTTCGACGAGATCGCCAATCCGCAATTACGCTCAGGTCCCGCCTTGAGCCGCTGGCTCGGCCTCGACCGGCGTCGTCGCCGTCTCCTGGAGCGGGCGTCATGA
- a CDS encoding ABC transporter ATP-binding protein, with product MTIMQEITTDSDQRQPIITLQGITRSFGPVQALRGISLALKPGRALALVGESGCGKTSCARIIARMDRPSTGDLYFRGRQFTSSQSSEDEKTYRRAVQMVFQDPFAALNPVFTVAHHLARPMLLHGHAKTRSEVAARVAALLASVDLEGQSTAGKFPHELSGGQRQRVNIARALAVEPDVLVADEPTSMLDVSIRLGILELLSEIKRQRNLALLYITHDIATAAHVAEEMIVMFAGQMIEWGDTRTIIAEARHPYTRLLLSAVPDPDRPFVPGESVEFLRHAEAIRKVSRDASAAIEQIGPNHFTRSVTL from the coding sequence ATGACCATCATGCAGGAGATCACCACGGATAGCGATCAGCGCCAGCCCATCATCACGCTCCAAGGCATCACCCGGTCCTTTGGTCCGGTGCAGGCCCTGCGTGGTATCTCGCTCGCCTTGAAGCCCGGCCGCGCTCTGGCGCTAGTGGGGGAATCGGGCTGCGGCAAGACGAGCTGTGCCCGCATCATCGCGCGCATGGACCGGCCGAGCACGGGCGATCTCTATTTCCGTGGCCGGCAATTCACCTCGTCGCAAAGCTCGGAGGACGAGAAGACTTATCGCCGCGCCGTGCAGATGGTGTTCCAGGATCCCTTCGCCGCGCTCAATCCTGTCTTCACCGTCGCCCATCATCTGGCGCGCCCAATGCTGCTGCACGGTCACGCAAAGACACGCAGTGAGGTCGCTGCGCGTGTCGCGGCACTCCTCGCCAGCGTCGATCTCGAAGGGCAATCGACGGCGGGGAAGTTCCCGCATGAATTGTCAGGAGGCCAGCGCCAGCGCGTTAACATCGCCCGCGCGCTCGCGGTCGAGCCCGATGTACTGGTCGCCGACGAGCCGACCTCGATGCTCGACGTGTCGATCCGCCTCGGCATTCTCGAGCTTCTGTCCGAGATCAAACGCCAGCGTAATCTGGCGCTGCTCTACATTACTCACGACATCGCCACAGCCGCCCATGTCGCCGAAGAGATGATCGTGATGTTCGCCGGGCAGATGATCGAATGGGGCGACACGCGGACGATCATCGCCGAGGCGCGCCACCCTTATACGCGTCTGCTTCTCTCCGCCGTGCCCGATCCCGATCGGCCCTTCGTCCCGGGCGAAAGCGTTGAATTCCTGCGCCATGCCGAGGCCATTCGCAAAGTGAGCCGGGACGCGTCCGCCGCCATCGAGCAGATAGGCCCCAATCACTTCACCCGCAGCGTCACCCTCTGA
- a CDS encoding GNAT family N-acetyltransferase: MDLLVRLYALEPKPQLAAKLAKKGIVIRRVLAPELAPVTRWIGESFGAGWAGEATVSFARQPPSCFIAIRKNQPVGFACYDATARGFFGPTGVDEAARGQGIGQTLLLACLFDMLAQGYAYAIIGDVGPVDFYARTVGATRIAGSTPGIFAGRLRPTD; encoded by the coding sequence ATGGACCTTCTCGTTCGCCTCTATGCCCTCGAGCCCAAGCCGCAGCTCGCCGCCAAACTGGCGAAGAAGGGCATCGTGATCCGCCGCGTCCTGGCGCCCGAGCTGGCGCCGGTCACGCGCTGGATCGGGGAAAGTTTCGGGGCCGGCTGGGCGGGAGAGGCGACGGTGAGTTTCGCGCGCCAGCCGCCATCCTGCTTCATCGCGATCCGCAAGAACCAGCCTGTCGGCTTCGCCTGCTACGACGCGACCGCGCGCGGCTTCTTCGGTCCGACCGGGGTGGATGAGGCGGCACGCGGCCAGGGCATCGGCCAGACGCTGCTGCTCGCCTGCCTCTTCGACATGCTGGCGCAAGGCTATGCCTATGCGATCATCGGTGATGTCGGGCCGGTCGATTTTTATGCCCGCACCGTCGGCGCCACGCGCATTGCGGGCTCGACCCCCGGCATCTTCGCCGGCCGCCTCAGACCCACCGACTGA